One segment of Rhipicephalus sanguineus isolate Rsan-2018 chromosome 6, BIME_Rsan_1.4, whole genome shotgun sequence DNA contains the following:
- the LOC119397933 gene encoding uncharacterized protein LOC119397933 — MSDDFESVDRADSLDALSSKDDDDDAPEPMIAKGDEEREDHTAYTKGIIAVVGSQTRPHICYRYPVTPVYIKLPKSIKEIGDIYMQMVMPVDFKRVSWEFTHSSDRHHVWNSTEILGIGHHKVRVTFQDLVDGKENKYEWHNSDIGSVAPVFKPHCEHFMQLHYDDKEKQLVTYVNGREYNRHDMDEGCIANEFTLYGSVFIPELVIPCEFKEMPLTVNLNGAVAYNDTYSIRFHVKPPGKKLSLNFGEISFDIDLEEYKDQLHRATHEELQVSSHSSCAFVSLNRKMVAKSMRRLVTPVMIIDGDIEITNLQIQEFVFKGYRKCYMLQNFFNETGAVCKTFV, encoded by the exons ATGAGCGACGACTTCGAGTCCGTCGACCGTGCGGACAGTTTGGACGCATTGAGCtcgaaagacgacgacgacgatgcgcCGGAGCCAATGATAGCGAAGGGCGACGAGGAGCGGGAGGACCACACCGCCTACACCAAAGGCATCATAGCGGTCGTCGGTTCTCAAACAAGGCCGCACATATGCTACCGCTATCCG GTCACTCCGGTCTACATCAAGCTCCCCAAGTCCATCAAAGAGATTGGGGACATCTACATGCAGATGGTGATGCCCGTCGACTTTAAGAG GGTGAGCTGGGAGTTCACGCACTCGTCGGACAGGCACCACGTCTGGAACTCGACAGAGATCTTAGGCATAGGCCACCACAAGGTGCGCGTCACCTTCCAAGACCTGGTGGACGGCAAGGAGAACAAGTACGAGTGGCACAACTCGGACATCGGCTCGGTGGCGCCCGTCTTCAAGCCACACTGCGAGCACTTCATGCAGCTACACTATGACGACAAGGAGAAGCAGCTTGTG ACTTACGTCAACGGTCGCGAGTACAATAGACACGACATGGATGAAGGCTGCATTGCCAATGAATTCACCCTGTATGGCTCTGTTTTCATTCCCGAACTGGTCATACCGTGTGAATTTAAG gAAATGCCGCTCACGGTTAACCTGAATGGGGCGGTGGCGTATAACGACACCTACTCCATCCGATTCCACGTCAAACCGCCTGGAAAGAA GCTGTCGCTGAACTTCGGCGAGATATCATTCGACATCGACCTGGAAGAATACAAAGACCAGCTTCACCGTGCAACGCACGAGGAACTGCAGGTGTCTTCGCACTCAAGCTGCGCCTTCGTCAGCCTCAACCGCAAGATGGTCGCCAAATCGATGCGCCGGCTCGTCACGCCTGTCATGATCATCGACGGCGACATCGAGATCACCAACCTCCAGATC CAGGAGTTCGTCTTCAAGGGTTACAGAAAGTGTTACATGCTCCAGAACTTCTTTAACGAAACGGGCGCCGTCTGCAAGACGTTCGTGTGA